In one Prosthecochloris aestuarii DSM 271 genomic region, the following are encoded:
- a CDS encoding DUF721 domain-containing protein → MSKRSPRKLDAIVHEICHDLGMDEAYEQHRTIKAWPEVVGESIARVSKVRHCKDGVLYVRISNPSWRNELHFQKRSVIDKLNKFIGKELVRDIVFQ, encoded by the coding sequence ATGAGTAAAAGAAGTCCAAGAAAACTTGACGCTATCGTTCATGAAATCTGTCATGATCTCGGTATGGATGAGGCTTATGAGCAGCATCGAACTATCAAGGCCTGGCCTGAAGTTGTAGGAGAGTCTATAGCGAGAGTTTCAAAGGTTCGCCATTGTAAAGACGGTGTGCTCTACGTCAGGATTTCTAATCCGTCATGGAGAAATGAACTGCATTTTCAAAAAAGAAGTGTTATTGATAAGCTCAATAAATTCATCGGCAAAGAGCTTGTTCGTGATATTGTTTTTCAGTGA
- the dnaN gene encoding DNA polymerase III subunit beta has translation MKFSTSIKHFQDAVNKVTQAIPAKALDPRYENLHLFLDNGSLTLYATDGELSITATTEVESTDQGSFGMKARTILEFLRSMYDTSVTFNIERQQLSDQGLIDISTDKGRYRIPCSFESKQEKKDKDFDLELTLTSADLLDIIQKTIFACSVDGMRPAMMGVLLELENNKITAVSTDGHRLVRCIKTCESGVETKKRIVIPARVLSILQKLTQDDTVTLSIDTTNNSVRFVFPNLILDAALIVEQYPNYEAVIPLDNEKIVSINRSTLYDSVRRVGKFSSIGDIRISVAESVMTLMAENTNEGESAQEEIACVYSGEDLVIGFNSKFIEAALGHIETETITMELSSPTTAVILKPEKEEEQQNLIILVMPVRINN, from the coding sequence ATGAAATTCTCAACCTCGATAAAGCATTTTCAGGATGCAGTCAATAAAGTTACTCAGGCTATTCCGGCTAAAGCACTTGATCCCCGGTACGAAAATCTGCACCTCTTTCTGGACAACGGATCTTTGACACTGTATGCTACAGATGGTGAACTTTCAATTACAGCAACAACCGAGGTTGAATCGACAGACCAGGGAAGTTTTGGAATGAAGGCAAGAACTATTCTTGAATTTCTCCGTAGCATGTACGATACCTCTGTTACATTCAACATCGAAAGACAGCAATTAAGTGATCAGGGTCTAATCGATATTTCGACTGATAAAGGTCGTTACAGGATTCCTTGTTCATTTGAAAGCAAACAGGAAAAAAAGGATAAGGACTTCGATCTTGAACTGACCCTTACCTCTGCAGATCTGCTCGACATTATTCAGAAAACCATCTTTGCCTGTAGCGTTGATGGAATGAGACCGGCAATGATGGGTGTTCTGCTTGAATTGGAAAACAACAAGATAACAGCAGTTTCAACCGATGGACACAGACTTGTTCGTTGTATTAAAACCTGTGAATCAGGAGTTGAAACCAAAAAAAGGATCGTTATTCCAGCAAGGGTACTCTCTATTCTGCAAAAACTGACTCAGGACGACACGGTTACGCTGTCAATTGATACCACGAATAATTCTGTACGTTTTGTTTTTCCAAACCTGATCCTTGATGCAGCTCTCATTGTCGAACAGTATCCCAACTACGAAGCAGTCATTCCGCTTGACAATGAAAAAATTGTTTCAATCAATCGTTCAACACTCTATGATTCAGTCAGAAGAGTAGGAAAGTTTTCCAGCATTGGAGATATCAGAATTTCTGTAGCTGAATCGGTCATGACGTTAATGGCAGAGAATACAAACGAGGGTGAATCAGCTCAGGAAGAAATTGCCTGCGTCTATAGCGGTGAAGATCTTGTTATCGGTTTCAATTCAAAATTTATCGAAGCAGCTCTTGGCCATATCGAAACAGAAACTATTACGATGGAACTGAGTAGTCCGACAACGGCGGTTATTCTTAAACCTGAGAAGGAAGAAGAGCAACAGAATCTGATTATTCTCGTGATGCCGGTACGCATCAATAACTGA
- the recF gene encoding DNA replication/repair protein RecF (All proteins in this family for which functions are known are DNA-binding proteins that assist the filamentation of RecA onto DNA for the initiation of recombination or recombinational repair.), with translation MRLDEIKIQNFRKHSELIFSPSEGINLIFGPNGSGKTNILEAIHYCALTKGFNRTTDRQCMNFSAESFLLKSLFTSDTGCQYRVHVDFSTNGGKSISLNNSQLEKFSALIGLIPCILFSPAEITIVHGSPQERRRFLDNALCQISKSYLEQLLQYRRILQQRNALLHSSWDRSSPAPDMNIWTELLAESGAFIIKERMDFLDEFQPYFSNAYAILDTGEIPRLTYRSSLGKALVSSDRAGIADSLMHRFGEIQHQEQVRKQTLLGPHRDEILFYLDGSDVKKYASQGQTRTFLIALKVALQRFLFDKKGEQSIFLLDDIFSELDQRRVERVLEMIAGFGQSLITSTEKTGLSFLHEISIHDMLYKHGDPL, from the coding sequence TTGCGACTTGATGAGATAAAGATTCAGAACTTCAGAAAGCATAGTGAGCTTATCTTTTCCCCTTCAGAGGGGATTAATCTGATTTTTGGACCAAATGGTTCGGGTAAAACCAATATTTTGGAGGCTATCCATTATTGTGCTCTGACTAAAGGGTTCAATCGAACGACTGATCGACAATGCATGAACTTTTCAGCAGAGTCTTTTCTGCTGAAAAGTTTGTTTACCAGTGATACTGGCTGTCAATACAGGGTTCACGTTGATTTTTCTACCAATGGAGGAAAAAGTATTTCCCTTAATAACAGCCAATTAGAAAAATTTTCAGCCCTGATAGGCCTCATTCCCTGTATACTTTTTTCGCCTGCCGAGATCACGATCGTTCATGGTTCACCACAGGAACGAAGACGATTTCTTGACAATGCTCTTTGTCAGATCAGTAAAAGTTATCTGGAACAACTGCTGCAATACAGGAGAATTCTTCAGCAGAGAAATGCACTGCTTCATTCCTCTTGGGATCGTTCTTCTCCGGCTCCGGATATGAATATCTGGACTGAGCTTCTTGCTGAATCGGGAGCTTTCATCATCAAGGAGAGGATGGATTTTCTCGATGAGTTTCAACCCTATTTCAGCAATGCCTATGCCATTCTCGATACGGGAGAGATCCCCAGGTTAACGTATCGTTCTTCTCTTGGTAAAGCACTTGTATCATCTGATCGAGCAGGTATTGCCGATAGTCTTATGCATCGATTCGGAGAAATTCAGCATCAGGAGCAAGTAAGAAAACAAACTTTACTTGGTCCTCACCGTGATGAGATTTTGTTTTATCTGGATGGTTCAGATGTTAAAAAATATGCATCACAAGGACAGACGAGGACGTTTTTGATTGCTTTAAAGGTTGCTCTGCAGCGGTTTCTTTTCGATAAAAAGGGGGAGCAGTCGATTTTTCTTCTCGATGATATTTTTAGTGAGCTTGATCAAAGACGCGTAGAGCGAGTCCTTGAGATGATTGCCGGATTTGGTCAGTCTCTTATTACGTCCACTGAAAAAACCGGGTTGTCTTTTCTTCATGAGATTTCAATTCACGATATGCTGTACAAGCATGGAGATCCTTTGTGA
- the soxZ gene encoding thiosulfate oxidation carrier complex protein SoxZ has protein sequence MSAQVRIVATEVAGVVTAKVIVPHPNESGRRKDELGNLVPAHFISEAKGSLNGTALFEMQLGPSVSKNPFLQFRFKGGKGDTLNVVLLDNKQNSFAGETVVK, from the coding sequence ATGAGTGCTCAAGTTAGAATTGTTGCAACTGAAGTTGCTGGTGTCGTTACCGCAAAGGTGATTGTTCCTCATCCCAATGAGTCAGGACGGAGGAAAGATGAGCTTGGTAATCTTGTCCCGGCGCATTTCATCTCAGAAGCAAAAGGCAGTCTTAACGGGACTGCGCTGTTTGAGATGCAGCTTGGTCCTTCTGTCTCCAAAAATCCCTTTCTGCAATTTCGTTTTAAGGGTGGCAAGGGTGATACGCTGAATGTTGTTTTGCTGGATAACAAGCAGAATTCGTTTGCGGGGGAAACGGTCGTTAAATGA
- a CDS encoding thiosulfate oxidation carrier protein SoxY → MNRRSFLRRALLGGAALSLIPLDLMAAWQKASFTDAGFSQAMQNNFGTTSIPSSDKITITAPAAATNSAMVPVEVSTTLKADQIFLLVEKNLTPLVYKLDLTGRMMPYFNIRIKMKESSAVHAVVRSGQKYYRATVDVAVTAQAC, encoded by the coding sequence ATGAACAGAAGATCATTTTTGAGGCGAGCCCTTCTTGGGGGGGCTGCGTTATCCCTTATTCCTCTGGATCTTATGGCTGCCTGGCAGAAGGCGTCGTTTACCGATGCAGGTTTCAGTCAGGCTATGCAGAATAATTTCGGAACCACATCTATCCCTTCTTCTGACAAGATTACCATCACCGCTCCGGCTGCTGCGACCAATAGCGCTATGGTGCCCGTTGAGGTTTCAACCACATTGAAGGCGGATCAGATCTTTCTGCTTGTTGAAAAAAATCTTACCCCTCTGGTTTATAAGCTTGATCTTACAGGCAGGATGATGCCATATTTCAATATCAGGATCAAAATGAAGGAGAGTTCTGCTGTACATGCCGTTGTCCGTTCAGGGCAGAAGTACTATCGGGCAACCGTTGATGTTGCGGTTACTGCGCAGGCCTGTTAA
- a CDS encoding DNA polymerase domain-containing protein, with protein sequence MTSTILDTIQHNPLLFGKDTEECIVGAHQQSDSTVRIYTRKGLSTESRDEAFYPYFFLSDGALLSEFTPPENEKFWLIKLQGSNYYRYLAIFRSWSNYRAAVEHIQSKSARANDTDEIPAPSVAQKTHLLYNKGDAVTQFLMQTGKTMFKGMVFEDLYRMQLDIETYFKPESGKSSKVEIGKDQVIIVSLSDNRGWEKVIHAHGRTEKELLIELIAIIREKDPDVIEGHNIFRFDLPYLHRRCEINGIEFRIGRDQSIPRNYPASIRFAERSIDYTFYDIAGRHVIDTWFLVQSFDVSKRAMPGYGLKAAAKFFGVARENRVYVDYADMADLWENNPEKLLEYALDDVRETREIASMLSGSNYYMTKMMPYGYAQCSRLGPAAKIEALLVREYLKEKHSLPRPENGQQHSGGYTEVFLQGILGPIVYADVESLYPSIMLSYKICPKSDERKIFPQILTNLKDLRFAAKKKAKEERKQDNIQVADNFEAMQASFKIVINAMYGYLGFSAGIFNDYEEADRVTTTGQDIARQMIREFESRGSRVIEVDTDGILFMPPSHIQSSEEEISLVNEVSSVMPEGINIGYDGRYRKMISYLKKNYALLHYDGTMQLKGSSLVSRSGEKFGREFIRDGFRQLLEEDIQGLHDLYVTWKERIIHHDWNVLDFAKTESMKSSIDQYRADVESGKRSRTITYELAIRKGIDVNKGDRITYYVSGSGMQSNHYEKGKIAEEWDKNTPDENTQFYLKRLDEFAQKFIPFFKPQDFSAIFSSDTLFSFSPEGIEIIREIRNKEANSQHEEEISF encoded by the coding sequence ATGACGTCAACCATCCTCGATACAATACAACATAACCCCCTGCTCTTCGGAAAAGACACGGAAGAATGCATTGTGGGAGCCCATCAGCAATCAGACAGCACCGTAAGAATCTACACAAGAAAGGGTTTATCGACAGAAAGCAGGGATGAAGCATTTTACCCATACTTCTTTCTCTCAGACGGTGCCCTGCTCAGCGAGTTCACACCGCCAGAGAATGAAAAGTTCTGGCTCATCAAACTTCAGGGCAGCAATTACTACCGATATCTTGCGATTTTCAGAAGTTGGAGCAACTACCGGGCAGCAGTTGAGCATATTCAATCGAAGAGTGCAAGAGCAAACGATACTGATGAAATCCCGGCACCATCCGTTGCTCAAAAAACACACTTACTGTATAACAAAGGGGATGCCGTTACCCAATTCCTTATGCAGACAGGCAAAACGATGTTCAAGGGAATGGTATTTGAAGATCTCTACCGGATGCAGCTTGATATTGAAACCTATTTCAAACCGGAATCAGGAAAGAGCTCAAAAGTGGAGATCGGTAAAGATCAGGTCATTATTGTCTCTCTCAGCGACAACCGCGGATGGGAAAAAGTCATCCATGCGCACGGCAGGACAGAAAAAGAACTGCTCATAGAGCTCATTGCAATCATCCGTGAGAAGGATCCTGATGTGATTGAAGGGCACAATATTTTCCGTTTTGATCTGCCATACCTGCATCGCAGATGTGAAATCAATGGAATTGAGTTCAGGATAGGACGTGATCAATCAATTCCAAGAAACTATCCGGCAAGCATACGATTCGCAGAACGATCAATCGATTACACATTCTACGATATTGCCGGGCGTCATGTCATCGACACATGGTTTCTCGTACAGAGCTTTGATGTATCGAAACGGGCTATGCCGGGATATGGTTTAAAAGCTGCAGCAAAATTCTTTGGGGTTGCACGTGAAAACAGGGTCTATGTCGATTACGCGGATATGGCTGATCTCTGGGAGAACAACCCTGAAAAGCTTCTGGAATATGCACTGGACGATGTCAGGGAAACACGAGAGATCGCATCGATGCTTTCAGGCAGCAACTACTACATGACAAAGATGATGCCTTATGGCTATGCACAATGTTCCCGATTGGGACCTGCTGCCAAAATTGAAGCGTTACTTGTAAGAGAGTACCTGAAAGAAAAACACTCGCTTCCACGACCGGAAAACGGTCAACAGCATTCAGGAGGATATACTGAGGTCTTTCTTCAAGGCATTCTCGGACCCATCGTCTATGCCGATGTTGAATCGCTCTATCCGTCCATCATGCTTTCGTACAAAATCTGCCCAAAAAGTGATGAACGCAAAATATTCCCCCAGATCCTTACGAATCTCAAAGATCTGCGATTTGCAGCTAAAAAGAAGGCGAAAGAAGAAAGAAAACAGGACAACATCCAGGTTGCTGACAACTTCGAGGCGATGCAAGCATCCTTTAAAATCGTGATCAATGCGATGTATGGCTATCTGGGATTCAGCGCGGGAATTTTCAATGACTACGAAGAAGCTGACAGAGTCACCACAACAGGCCAGGATATAGCAAGGCAGATGATACGTGAGTTTGAATCAAGAGGATCAAGAGTTATTGAAGTCGATACCGATGGTATTCTCTTTATGCCACCGTCGCATATTCAATCTTCTGAAGAGGAAATAAGCCTGGTCAATGAAGTCTCTTCGGTCATGCCGGAAGGCATCAATATTGGATATGATGGAAGGTACAGGAAAATGATATCGTACCTGAAAAAAAACTACGCACTCCTGCACTATGATGGAACCATGCAACTGAAAGGATCATCGCTTGTCAGCAGGAGTGGAGAAAAATTCGGACGTGAATTTATCAGAGATGGATTCCGCCAGTTGCTTGAGGAAGATATTCAGGGGCTTCATGATCTCTATGTGACATGGAAAGAGAGAATTATTCATCACGACTGGAATGTTCTGGATTTTGCGAAAACAGAATCCATGAAAAGTTCAATAGATCAATACCGTGCTGATGTTGAATCGGGAAAACGCTCCAGAACAATAACCTATGAACTTGCCATCAGAAAAGGTATCGACGTCAATAAAGGAGACCGCATCACCTACTATGTCTCCGGAAGCGGCATGCAGAGCAATCATTATGAGAAAGGAAAAATAGCGGAGGAATGGGATAAGAACACCCCTGACGAAAACACGCAGTTTTATCTGAAAAGGCTTGATGAATTTGCACAGAAATTTATCCCGTTTTTCAAACCACAGGATTTCAGTGCAATTTTTTCATCGGATACCCTTTTTTCGTTTTCACCAGAGGGAATAGAAATTATCCGCGAAATTCGTAACAAAGAGGCAAATTCACAGCATGAAGAAGAGATTTCCTTCTAA
- a CDS encoding c-type cytochrome, with amino-acid sequence MPKKIASWLAAGMIGTAALCGCSTDNSEKNGSSGQEAAVQVSEDFNPRGQILALSCASCHGTDGKSSGIMPSFYGKSQVYLENALKQFKNDERYSTVMGRHAKGYTDEEIKLIAEYFGWACQQTTN; translated from the coding sequence ATGCCTAAAAAAATTGCTTCATGGCTTGCGGCCGGAATGATCGGTACCGCAGCGCTCTGCGGATGTAGTACCGACAATTCAGAAAAAAACGGTTCTTCCGGACAAGAGGCTGCCGTTCAGGTATCGGAGGATTTTAATCCTCGCGGTCAGATTCTCGCTCTTTCATGTGCATCCTGTCATGGAACCGACGGGAAGAGTTCGGGGATCATGCCCAGCTTTTACGGTAAATCACAGGTGTACCTGGAAAATGCTCTGAAGCAGTTTAAGAACGATGAGCGTTATTCGACGGTTATGGGCCGCCATGCGAAAGGATATACTGATGAAGAGATCAAGCTCATTGCCGAATATTTCGGATGGGCATGTCAGCAAACCACAAACTAA
- a CDS encoding NAD(P)/FAD-dependent oxidoreductase, which translates to MSSKITRRGFNKLILSGIAGSSLATFGGATPLFANQKKVVVVGGGFGGASAAKYIRKLDPSIAVTLIEPNSTFYTCPFSNWVMGGLKEMSDIAQTFDVLKNKYNVDVIHDTVTGIDPINHSVTLQGGKEVKYDRLIVSPGIDFNYEAVEGYSEEVANTKMPHAYKAGPQTELITRQLKEMKDGDNVLICPPGNPFRCPPGPYERASLIAHFLKKNKPNSKIIILDDKEKFSKQGLFMKGWERLYSDIIEWRSGSMGGKVSAVDPEAMTVETEFGPEKGGVINIIPPQMAGKIARDAGLTDSSGWCPVNPITFESTIHSGVHVIGDACIAGAMPKSGFAASSQGKVAAAGIIRLMQGKVPAPPSLVNTCYSLVAPGYAISVAAVYKLTSDGIVSIKGAGGLTPMDADDDQLSEEATYARGWYKNISQDIWG; encoded by the coding sequence ATGAGCTCTAAAATTACACGCAGAGGCTTTAATAAGCTTATTCTTTCAGGTATTGCCGGTTCGTCTCTTGCGACCTTCGGTGGTGCCACTCCTCTTTTTGCCAATCAGAAGAAGGTTGTTGTCGTCGGTGGCGGCTTTGGCGGAGCGTCAGCGGCAAAGTACATCAGAAAACTTGACCCTTCTATTGCTGTTACTCTTATTGAACCCAACAGCACTTTCTATACCTGTCCGTTCAGTAACTGGGTTATGGGTGGCTTGAAGGAGATGAGCGATATTGCACAGACATTTGATGTGTTGAAGAACAAGTACAATGTCGATGTCATTCACGATACCGTGACCGGGATTGACCCCATTAACCACAGCGTCACGCTGCAGGGAGGTAAAGAGGTGAAGTATGATCGCCTTATTGTTTCTCCCGGTATCGATTTTAACTATGAAGCTGTCGAGGGCTACAGCGAGGAAGTGGCTAACACCAAGATGCCGCACGCATACAAAGCTGGTCCTCAGACTGAACTTATTACCCGGCAGCTCAAGGAGATGAAGGATGGAGACAATGTTCTGATCTGTCCTCCCGGAAATCCGTTTCGCTGTCCTCCCGGACCTTATGAACGAGCAAGTCTTATCGCTCATTTTCTCAAAAAGAACAAGCCTAATTCCAAAATCATCATTCTTGATGATAAAGAGAAGTTTTCCAAGCAGGGCCTCTTTATGAAAGGTTGGGAGCGCCTCTATAGTGATATCATCGAGTGGCGCTCTGGTTCGATGGGGGGCAAGGTTTCGGCTGTTGACCCGGAAGCTATGACGGTAGAAACCGAATTCGGTCCTGAAAAAGGCGGTGTGATCAATATCATTCCTCCACAGATGGCTGGTAAAATTGCCCGTGATGCCGGTCTGACCGACTCGAGCGGCTGGTGCCCGGTCAATCCGATCACCTTTGAATCGACTATCCATTCGGGTGTTCACGTGATTGGTGATGCCTGTATTGCCGGTGCGATGCCGAAATCAGGCTTTGCGGCAAGCAGCCAGGGTAAGGTGGCAGCAGCAGGGATTATTCGTCTGATGCAGGGTAAGGTTCCCGCTCCTCCATCTCTTGTTAACACCTGTTACAGCCTTGTTGCTCCCGGTTATGCAATTTCGGTTGCCGCAGTCTACAAGCTTACCAGTGATGGTATCGTCAGCATCAAAGGTGCCGGTGGCCTTACCCCGATGGATGCCGATGACGATCAGCTCAGCGAGGAGGCAACCTACGCCAGAGGATGGTATAAGAATATTTCTCAGGATATCTGGGGATGA
- a CDS encoding FprA family A-type flavoprotein has protein sequence MTDHKVLPVTDDVTWIGVLDPGLVTFDIVMETKYGTTYNSYFINAEKKAVVETTKAKFWPTYLEKIKQVTDPSEIEYIIVDHTEPDHSGNIGNLLEVAPDATVVGSANAIKFLRDLVGREFRSLTVKHGDTLDLGNKTLHFINALNLHWPDSIYTWIEEDKVLFTCDSFGSHYCNEAMYDDLCGDFDDAFTYYFDAILRPFSKYMLDAIERIKDLDIKVICPGHGPILRSDWKKYVALSKKYAQGAIALPNEKNILIAYVSAYENTSLMAEKIAEGIRPACNFNVEVCDIEAMHFSKIEEKIAHSSALIVGSPTINQNIVPQIYQFFGAINPIRDRGKLSAAFGSYGWSGESTKIIETNFTNLKLKVFDKNMKVKFKPHEKELNECIDFGREFAKSLIEKNNLVCDM, from the coding sequence ATGACAGATCATAAAGTACTTCCGGTTACCGACGATGTAACGTGGATCGGAGTTCTGGACCCGGGACTGGTAACATTTGATATAGTTATGGAGACTAAGTATGGCACTACATACAACTCCTACTTTATCAATGCAGAAAAAAAAGCTGTAGTCGAAACCACCAAGGCAAAATTCTGGCCAACCTATCTTGAAAAGATAAAACAGGTTACAGATCCATCGGAAATTGAATACATCATCGTTGATCATACTGAACCGGATCACTCAGGAAATATCGGCAACCTTCTGGAGGTTGCTCCTGACGCAACGGTCGTCGGCAGCGCAAATGCTATCAAGTTCCTTCGGGATCTGGTTGGTCGAGAATTCAGGTCTCTTACCGTCAAACATGGTGATACACTCGATCTTGGAAACAAGACACTGCATTTCATCAATGCACTCAATCTGCATTGGCCTGACAGTATCTATACGTGGATTGAAGAGGATAAGGTGCTGTTTACCTGTGACTCATTCGGCAGCCATTACTGTAATGAAGCCATGTACGATGATCTTTGCGGCGATTTCGACGATGCCTTCACCTACTACTTCGATGCGATCCTCAGACCGTTCAGCAAGTATATGCTTGATGCTATCGAAAGGATTAAAGACCTCGATATCAAGGTTATCTGTCCCGGTCACGGACCGATTCTTCGTTCGGACTGGAAAAAATATGTTGCTCTTTCAAAAAAATATGCTCAGGGAGCTATTGCGCTGCCGAATGAAAAGAATATCCTTATCGCCTACGTCTCAGCCTATGAGAACACCTCTCTGATGGCTGAAAAAATCGCAGAAGGCATCCGGCCGGCTTGTAACTTCAATGTTGAAGTGTGTGATATAGAAGCGATGCACTTTTCAAAAATTGAAGAAAAAATAGCTCACAGCAGCGCTTTGATTGTCGGTTCACCAACCATAAACCAGAATATAGTACCACAGATCTATCAGTTCTTTGGAGCTATCAATCCTATCCGGGACAGAGGTAAGCTGAGTGCGGCCTTCGGATCATATGGCTGGAGTGGTGAAAGCACTAAAATTATCGAAACAAACTTCACCAATCTCAAACTCAAAGTTTTCGATAAAAATATGAAGGTTAAGTTCAAACCACACGAAAAAGAACTCAACGAATGCATTGATTTTGGTCGTGAATTTGCCAAATCACTCATCGAAAAGAACAATCTCGTTTGTGATATGTAG
- the mnmG gene encoding tRNA uridine-5-carboxymethylaminomethyl(34) synthesis enzyme MnmG — protein MYDIIVAGAGHAGCEAVLAGARMGHKCLLITSDLTAIARMSCNPAIGGVAKGQITREIDALGGEMAKAIDSTGIQFRMLNRSKGPAMHSPRAQADRNEYTQYMRRVIEREPNIDLLQDTVIDIRADNGTCRGAIISTGRIIECRSLILACGTFLNGLIHIGMSHYPGGRTLAEPPVEKLTENLASLGFKQGRLKTGTPARIDKRSVDYTKVSEQPGDTEPVHFSFTTAPARKEQLSCHLTATTEETHKILETGFDRSPLFSGKVQGVGPRYCPSIEDKIFRFKERKSHHIFLEPEGFDTNEMYVNGFSTSLPEDIQIKAMRSIPGLEQVKIIRPGYAIEYDYFYPWQLHPTMETKVIENLYFAGQINGTSGYEEAAAQGLMAGINAALKIDGKTPLTLKRSEAYIGVLIDDLITKETNEPYRMFTSAAEHRIILRQDNADRRLTSYGHACGLQTSETMERLRQKEAAIHAIQELLREFRITPDILKKLSKQNTSALPDESIRCINLLKRPHVSLQSIKDASSEFQERLNAISADQDVHEQIEIDIKYEGYIKREQLIAEKILRLEDNIIPRSFDYMKIKGLSSEGREKLIRHQPSTIGQASRILGVTPADISVLMVKIGR, from the coding sequence ATGTATGATATTATTGTTGCCGGCGCAGGACATGCCGGTTGCGAGGCAGTGCTGGCAGGAGCAAGAATGGGTCACAAATGCCTGCTCATCACATCTGATCTGACAGCAATCGCACGAATGAGCTGCAACCCGGCAATTGGCGGCGTCGCAAAAGGGCAGATAACAAGAGAGATCGACGCCCTTGGAGGCGAAATGGCAAAGGCAATTGACTCGACAGGAATACAATTTCGCATGCTCAACAGAAGCAAAGGTCCAGCAATGCACTCCCCCAGAGCACAAGCTGACCGAAACGAGTATACTCAGTATATGCGCCGGGTTATTGAACGCGAACCAAATATCGATCTCCTGCAGGATACCGTTATTGACATCAGAGCAGACAACGGCACCTGCCGGGGCGCCATCATCAGTACAGGAAGAATAATCGAATGCAGATCTCTGATCCTGGCATGCGGAACATTCCTGAATGGACTGATCCATATCGGAATGAGCCACTATCCGGGAGGAAGAACACTGGCAGAACCACCGGTAGAAAAACTGACAGAAAACCTTGCAAGCCTCGGATTCAAGCAAGGAAGATTGAAAACAGGGACACCGGCCAGAATTGACAAAAGAAGTGTCGATTATACAAAGGTTTCGGAACAGCCTGGCGATACAGAACCAGTGCACTTCTCATTTACAACAGCACCTGCAAGAAAAGAGCAACTCAGCTGCCACCTCACAGCCACAACCGAGGAAACCCACAAGATCCTCGAAACAGGCTTTGACCGCTCACCACTCTTTTCAGGAAAAGTTCAAGGCGTCGGCCCCAGATACTGTCCGTCGATTGAAGACAAAATATTTCGATTCAAGGAGAGAAAAAGCCATCACATCTTTCTCGAACCAGAGGGATTCGACACGAACGAAATGTATGTAAACGGCTTCTCGACATCACTACCCGAAGATATCCAGATCAAGGCAATGCGCTCTATTCCGGGTCTCGAACAGGTCAAGATCATAAGACCGGGGTATGCGATAGAATATGACTATTTCTATCCATGGCAGCTTCACCCCACAATGGAAACAAAAGTCATAGAAAACCTCTACTTCGCAGGGCAGATCAATGGCACGTCTGGCTATGAAGAAGCAGCCGCACAAGGCTTAATGGCCGGAATAAACGCTGCGTTGAAAATTGATGGGAAAACACCGTTGACGCTCAAAAGATCCGAGGCCTATATTGGAGTTCTGATAGATGACCTGATCACGAAAGAAACAAATGAACCGTATCGGATGTTCACATCGGCAGCGGAACACAGGATCATTCTGAGGCAGGATAATGCCGACAGACGACTTACATCGTACGGTCACGCGTGTGGGTTGCAGACCAGCGAAACAATGGAGCGTCTGCGCCAAAAAGAGGCCGCTATTCACGCAATACAGGAACTTCTGCGAGAGTTCAGAATAACACCGGATATCCTCAAAAAACTCAGTAAACAGAACACATCAGCACTGCCGGATGAAAGCATCCGATGCATCAACCTCCTGAAACGTCCACATGTATCCCTGCAATCCATCAAGGATGCAAGCAGTGAATTTCAAGAACGCCTCAATGCCATCAGCGCTGATCAGGATGTTCATGAACAGATTGAAATCGATATTAAATATGAAGGCTATATCAAGCGTGAACAACTGATCGCAGAAAAGATCCTGCGCCTTGAAGACAATATCATACCTCGATCATTCGACTATATGAAGATAAAAGGACTATCAAGCGAAGGCAGAGAAAAACTTATCCGTCATCAACCCTCGACTATCGGCCAGGCATCAAGAATACTTGGTGTTACGCCTGCTGATATTTCAGTTCTTATGGTCAAGATAGGGCGGTAG